The Prunus dulcis chromosome 5, ALMONDv2, whole genome shotgun sequence genomic sequence CTCGTCTTGAATATCCATGAACAAAATAGTTATTAAACAGAAACCATATTTGTCTGGCTTTGAAATCGATTTGGACATCTAATACGTTCACGGGCCTCACGGcagtaaaaataattaaacaactCGTTCTCTTGCTTATATCACTTAGGGAAAAGTATTAGTGCACGTAGGAATTAACTTCATGGAAATGGTGGTTGTGGTGTTCAAGtttcaacaattttaaaaGGTCACGCTGCCCAAGCCCAAGGATGATCCGCACGGCTTCTCCCATGGACCATTCAACTTTCCGACCACGACAACGGCAACCGCTTCCAAGGATGAAGCCAATGACAATAGTGTTTTCTGGAACGAATGGTGAATGTTTACTTGGTTAGTTGATCTCATACATATTTCTTCTCTCCCATCTCATGATTTTTCCCAATCCAACTAGAATAATAAACATGCCAAGCCtaatcaaattgtttttggTAATAAAATGCGAAGTCACGTGTTAGTAGGGATGTCGTTTTAGTTTATCAGCAGCACCACATCAGCTTGGCAAAGAATTGATATTTGATACAAGACTGATAAAATCGGCTacattaattatttctttttgaaaagaCGAATTTTATGTGTGATTGGCTCATACAAAATCTCATTAGATAAAAATGTACCACAGATGTTTTAGCCTTGGGTTACATAAATATATGCCCAACATTGGCATTAAATTTCACATGTTGTATACTAAAAACTATCGAGTGAagcacacaaaacaaaaaaaacacacaaacacacacaaatttCAAAAGTTAAAACATAGGATTTTCTTTGGTACATGCCCAATTTCACGGAATTTGTCAGCCTTCTCTTCTACCTTTGTACGTTCTTCCTCTTTCACATCTTCAACTATCGTCCTTTTTTCGTCTGCTTTCTTATGAATCTCAGCAACTTTGTTTTGCATCTTTTCTACGTACATTGCCTTCTTCCTTTCTAGTTTTTGCTGTCACATTTCAAAAGCAACAATAATCAATAGCCctttctaattaattaatacatATATTCTTATGAGAATAAGCCACGAGCGTCAAAGTTTTGAATCGCAACTATATGACAACGTTTCATAAGTTATGTGTTCGTATCATATCTGGACACATTTTCAATCTCAAACTTCTTTTGACGCTCTATTATTATTGTCAAAAGATTAATGCCTTGAATCTAGTGTTAGTCCTATTAATTACCTCAAACTTCTTCTGTCGCGCATCAATGTATGCTTGCTTGCTGAGCTCCCATGCAACAACATTAGATAACTTTTTATTTGTCCTAATCAACAATTTCAATACATTATTGTTAGAAAATGTGGAAAGTAAAAACATAAGCtcttaaaataaatgtaataaTCAATTGTGCGAAGTTTCTCCTATCAAATAGAGAAATGTGTTAATTGCCAAAATGGTTTGGCAAAATGTAGAATTAGCATAGAGATTTGGGTCTTACTTGTTGTCTACTTTTGTTTTCTCGCTTTCTTCCCATGCTTTGATTAAACCCAACGACTTGGTTGACAAAACTGTTGTGCAATCACAACATAAACAGATTATTAATACGAGAATATAAACTAAAAGAACTTCAAGATGGTGCCCGGaaattacctttttttattgcacTTGTATCCTCTGCATgcacaacaaaaaatttccaaaattagAAGTCGGTCGAAAACcatttgaagagagagagagagagggtcaGAGAGAGATGTTTTACTTTCAAGAGCAGCCTTTTGCTTTTCATCGGCCATGGGATTTGGACGTAAAACTTAAATGCACCCTAATATCTTTGTAGTAAATTGAATTAGAACACCCAAACAACg encodes the following:
- the LOC117628321 gene encoding remorin-like — protein: MADEKQKAALEKDTSAIKKVLSTKSLGLIKAWEESEKTKVDNKTNKKLSNVVAWELSKQAYIDARQKKFEQKLERKKAMYVEKMQNKVAEIHKKADEKRTIVEDVKEEERTKVEEKADKFREIGHVPKKILCFNF